In one Winogradskyella sp. MH6 genomic region, the following are encoded:
- a CDS encoding RtcB family protein, whose protein sequence is METNIKITGKDLINLGYRQGKWMKEALVYINENQLQGDALQSYLERFKLPDPLPLHSNPLDFPINIKAENELEEDNVSKVIDSMQTLMKTPTLVNGAIMPDACPTGPDGTIPVGGVAVAKNAIHPGMHSADICCSVMLTDFGKADPKAILDVAHANTHFGPGGRDRNTQFRFPKELLDAFENSNLLKDKESIKIARAHLGTQGDGNHFLFVGTSKKTGNTMMVTHHGSRGPGARLYTKGMKIAERFRKILSPETLKQNAWIPFDTEEGKDYWQALQTIRQWTKTNHEVIHNSVAETLEIDIENRYWNEHNFVFKDGDLFYHAKGATPLDAKFMPDITGPRLIPLNMSEPVLIVEGATTKTNLGFAPHGAGRNVSRTQHRNSKTGSIMQIFKEETRGLDVRFFSKEIDITELPSAYKNAQTVRSQMEEYGLGNVIDEVLPYGCIMAGDWQKNAPWRVKREKKRSNKS, encoded by the coding sequence ATGGAAACAAACATAAAAATAACAGGAAAAGATCTAATCAATTTAGGTTACAGACAAGGCAAATGGATGAAAGAGGCATTGGTTTATATCAACGAAAACCAATTGCAAGGCGATGCTTTACAAAGTTATTTAGAGCGATTTAAGTTGCCAGATCCATTACCACTACATAGTAACCCTTTAGACTTTCCAATTAACATAAAAGCAGAAAACGAGTTAGAAGAAGATAACGTTTCTAAAGTCATTGACTCTATGCAAACCTTAATGAAAACACCAACATTAGTCAATGGTGCTATTATGCCAGATGCATGCCCAACCGGACCAGACGGAACCATTCCTGTTGGTGGTGTTGCAGTAGCAAAAAACGCTATTCATCCTGGTATGCATAGTGCAGATATTTGTTGTTCGGTGATGTTAACAGACTTTGGAAAAGCAGATCCTAAAGCCATTTTAGATGTAGCTCATGCCAATACACATTTTGGTCCTGGCGGACGCGATAGAAATACGCAATTTAGATTTCCGAAGGAATTACTAGACGCTTTTGAGAATAGTAATTTATTAAAAGACAAAGAATCCATTAAAATAGCAAGAGCACATTTAGGTACGCAAGGCGATGGTAACCATTTCTTGTTTGTTGGTACATCTAAAAAAACAGGAAATACCATGATGGTAACACATCACGGATCTCGTGGTCCTGGTGCTAGACTGTATACAAAAGGGATGAAAATTGCCGAACGTTTTAGAAAAATCTTATCACCAGAAACTTTAAAACAAAACGCATGGATTCCTTTTGATACAGAAGAAGGAAAAGACTATTGGCAAGCGTTGCAAACCATAAGACAATGGACAAAAACCAATCATGAGGTTATTCATAATTCGGTTGCAGAAACTTTAGAAATTGACATTGAAAACCGTTACTGGAACGAGCATAACTTTGTATTTAAAGATGGCGATTTATTTTATCATGCTAAAGGTGCAACACCTTTGGATGCTAAGTTTATGCCAGATATTACAGGTCCACGATTAATCCCTTTAAATATGTCTGAACCTGTATTGATTGTTGAAGGCGCTACGACCAAAACCAATTTAGGTTTTGCGCCACATGGTGCAGGTAGAAACGTAAGCCGTACACAGCATAGAAACAGCAAAACGGGAAGTATCATGCAAATTTTTAAAGAAGAAACACGTGGATTAGATGTTCGGTTTTTCTCAAAAGAAATTGATATTACCGAGTTACCAAGCGCATACAAAAATGCGCAAACTGTAAGAAGCCAAATGGAAGAATATGGTTTAGGTAACGTTATTGACGAAGTGTTACCTTACGGTTGTATTATGGCTGGTGATTGGCAAAAAAATGCACCTTGGCGTGTAAAAAGAGAGAAAAAAAGAAGCAATAAATCTTAG
- a CDS encoding YceI family protein: MKNVILLALFSISISAVAQSKYLTKTGQLNFEASIPSFEEVAAKNNAVTAILNTENGEFAALALVKGFRFKNALMEEHFNENYAESDEYPKATFKGKIDGFDFDDLGKKESKASIDGSLTFHGVTKQIEGIPLTLKKEDNKIIISGNFKVLVSDFDIEIPKIVANKLSNEVDINFRFELVKK; encoded by the coding sequence ATGAAAAATGTCATATTATTAGCGCTATTCTCAATAAGCATAAGTGCAGTCGCTCAAAGCAAATACCTTACCAAAACTGGTCAATTAAATTTTGAAGCATCTATACCTTCTTTTGAAGAAGTTGCCGCAAAAAACAACGCTGTTACTGCAATTTTAAATACTGAAAATGGAGAATTTGCAGCCTTAGCTTTAGTAAAAGGGTTCAGATTTAAAAATGCTTTAATGGAAGAGCACTTTAATGAAAATTATGCCGAATCCGATGAGTATCCAAAAGCAACTTTTAAAGGAAAAATAGATGGTTTTGATTTTGATGATTTAGGTAAAAAAGAAAGCAAAGCTTCAATTGATGGTTCATTAACATTTCATGGAGTCACAAAACAAATTGAAGGCATTCCTTTGACTCTAAAAAAGGAAGACAATAAAATTATAATTTCAGGTAATTTCAAGGTTTTGGTATCAGACTTTGATATTGAAATCCCAAAAATTGTTGCCAACAAATTATCTAACGAAGTTGATATAAATTTTAGGTTTGAATTGGTTAAAAAATAG
- a CDS encoding DUF434 domain-containing protein, translated as MPNQRNRGKNSNDDQLFGSDKIQQKLKEAVIDMHYLLSRGYAEKSSLQLVGNRHRLNVRQQQAVQGMSASEQQIEQRKITCVPFENIGKEPIIIDGFNLLIILESALSEAYLFKGLDNAYRDLSGVHGTYKRVQQTEKALLIVGNLLKDNPVTWVFDQPVSNSGRLKTLLRELAEEHSFNWEIILDHNPDKLLAESNHIVVSSDAWVLDRAERWLNLGAHIIEQYDDEINIVYSR; from the coding sequence ATGCCCAACCAACGTAACCGAGGAAAAAATAGCAATGACGACCAACTTTTTGGTTCTGATAAAATTCAGCAGAAACTAAAAGAAGCGGTTATTGATATGCATTATTTACTATCGAGAGGTTATGCCGAAAAATCATCTTTACAGTTGGTTGGTAATAGACATAGACTCAACGTTAGACAACAACAAGCGGTACAAGGCATGAGTGCTTCAGAGCAACAAATTGAACAAAGAAAGATTACTTGTGTTCCTTTTGAAAACATAGGTAAAGAGCCTATAATTATTGATGGTTTTAATCTACTCATCATTTTAGAAAGTGCATTATCAGAAGCTTATTTGTTTAAAGGTTTAGACAACGCTTATCGCGATTTGTCTGGTGTACACGGTACTTACAAACGTGTTCAACAAACCGAAAAGGCATTGCTAATAGTTGGAAATCTTCTCAAAGACAATCCTGTAACTTGGGTTTTTGATCAACCTGTTTCTAATAGTGGACGACTGAAGACTTTACTCAGAGAATTAGCAGAGGAGCATAGTTTTAACTGGGAAATTATATTAGATCATAATCCTGATAAACTTTTAGCTGAAAGTAACCACATAGTAGTGAGTTCTGATGCTTGGGTTTTGGATCGTGCTGAACGTTGGCTAAATCTTGGTGCTCATATTATAGAGCAATATGATGATGAAATTAATATTGTTTATTCTAGATAA
- a CDS encoding RNA polymerase sigma factor — MSKNLSENICEEAAFERVYKKYSDDVHNFLYYKYGSEYNPRDKAQEAFIKLWDNCKQVTFAKAKSFLFTVANNLMLNEIKHQKVVLNYQKNKPTHYTNETPEFIMEQEQYLEKYKNVLASLKEEQRVAFLLNKVEGKKHSEIADMLGVTQKVVEYRIYAAFNILKKELENFKIK; from the coding sequence TTGTCTAAAAATCTTAGTGAAAATATCTGTGAAGAAGCAGCATTTGAACGTGTTTATAAAAAATACTCAGATGATGTACACAATTTTTTGTACTATAAATATGGTTCTGAGTATAATCCTAGAGACAAGGCGCAAGAAGCTTTTATTAAGTTGTGGGATAATTGCAAGCAAGTCACTTTTGCTAAGGCTAAGTCTTTTTTGTTTACGGTTGCAAATAATTTGATGCTTAATGAAATTAAACATCAAAAAGTGGTTTTAAACTATCAAAAAAACAAACCTACACACTACACAAATGAAACTCCAGAATTCATTATGGAGCAAGAACAGTATCTGGAAAAATATAAAAATGTACTCGCTAGTTTAAAGGAGGAGCAACGTGTAGCTTTTTTATTAAATAAAGTTGAAGGGAAAAAACATAGTGAAATTGCCGATATGCTGGGAGTTACCCAAAAGGTAGTGGAATATAGGATTTATGCAGCTTTTAATATTTTGAAAAAAGAGCTCGAAAATTTTAAAATAAAATAA
- a CDS encoding DUF5777 family beta-barrel protein, whose product MRYLFILVMLLVCQISSTQEDDLLSEIDTDSIGDQYATAAFKGLKIVNFESTKLVAKKELTFIVSHRFGSIENGFDSFFGLDDAVTRLNFVYGITDAINIGVSRSSFQKIYEASAKYRLVRQKENGFPFTIVAYNSILINTALEKENLPKLEFKDRLGYTAQLLISKKVSSKLSLEVAPTFFHDNFVAYDEQHNSQYAIGFGGRQKLGKRWSINLDYGWHLNRADGSPFKNPLSIGFDLETGGHVFQMHFSNAQAMNTNGFLGQATGDWSDGNIYFGFNLSRVF is encoded by the coding sequence ATGAGATACTTATTTATACTCGTCATGCTATTGGTATGCCAAATTTCAAGCACACAAGAAGATGATTTACTGAGTGAAATTGATACAGATTCTATTGGAGACCAATATGCAACAGCAGCTTTCAAAGGTCTTAAAATTGTCAACTTTGAATCTACTAAACTTGTTGCAAAAAAGGAACTAACCTTCATTGTTTCGCACAGATTTGGTAGCATCGAAAATGGATTTGATAGTTTTTTTGGACTAGATGATGCCGTTACAAGATTAAACTTTGTTTATGGTATAACAGATGCTATAAATATTGGTGTATCTCGTAGCTCATTTCAAAAAATTTATGAAGCTTCAGCTAAATACAGACTAGTAAGACAAAAAGAAAATGGTTTCCCATTTACCATTGTTGCCTATAATTCAATTTTAATAAATACCGCATTAGAAAAAGAAAATTTACCAAAGTTAGAATTTAAGGATCGTCTTGGATATACAGCGCAGTTGCTTATATCCAAAAAAGTAAGTTCAAAATTGTCATTAGAAGTGGCTCCAACATTTTTTCATGACAATTTTGTGGCTTATGACGAACAACACAACTCACAATACGCTATTGGTTTTGGAGGACGACAAAAATTAGGCAAACGTTGGTCTATAAACCTAGATTATGGGTGGCATTTAAACAGAGCTGATGGTTCGCCTTTTAAAAATCCGCTTTCCATTGGTTTTGATTTAGAAACTGGCGGACATGTGTTTCAGATGCACTTCTCTAACGCACAAGCTATGAATACCAATGGATTTCTTGGTCAAGCCACAGGCGATTGGAGTGATGGTAACATCTATTTTGGGTTTAACTTAAGTCGTGTATTTTAA
- a CDS encoding SDR family oxidoreductase: MENTTHNSDFEINRFGQPIDNRTKTSWNSKLEEISMYELLEVNLINQISPYFMIKEFTPLLEKSRFNKRFIINVTSSEGQFSYTNKTIFHPHTNMTKAALNMLTKTSGKAYENMSVYMYAVDVGWISTGANEDLRKKQFEEGYIPPLDSVDGAARIMHPIFEALKGNTILVGTLLKNYAIEDW, translated from the coding sequence TTGGAGAATACAACGCATAATTCAGATTTTGAAATTAATAGATTTGGACAACCTATAGACAACCGAACTAAAACCAGCTGGAACTCTAAACTAGAAGAAATTTCTATGTACGAGCTTTTAGAAGTGAATTTGATTAATCAAATTTCACCCTATTTTATGATTAAGGAGTTTACGCCTTTGCTAGAGAAATCTCGTTTCAATAAACGATTTATAATTAATGTTACCTCATCTGAAGGACAGTTTAGCTATACTAACAAAACCATATTTCATCCGCATACCAATATGACAAAAGCTGCGTTAAATATGCTTACAAAAACTTCAGGTAAAGCTTACGAAAACATGTCAGTTTATATGTATGCTGTAGATGTTGGTTGGATATCAACAGGGGCAAATGAAGATTTAAGAAAAAAACAATTTGAAGAAGGCTATATTCCTCCTTTAGATTCTGTTGATGGTGCGGCTAGAATAATGCATCCTATTTTTGAGGCATTAAAAGGAAATACTATATTAGTCGGTACCTTATTGAAAAATTATGCCATAGAAGATTGGTAA
- a CDS encoding FecR family protein — MIEDKLLNKWLNDELTDAEKEAFSKRDDFALNQKIIEDSKYFKASEFSKVDDFETFKAKYKVRSSVKRLNWLKPALRIASVLVIGLAIYFTMFMNDSMVEQHTQFAEKTTIKLPDLSSVTLNAYSEITYDKDSWYDNRQLNLKGEAYFKVAKGKMFDVITDNGVVTVVGTEFNVKARSDYFEVICYEGIVKVTSDTITRQLLAGDTFRILNNEFSQDKTEAIQPDWVENRSSFKAVPLKDVVSELERQFNVQVTFKDTKTTRLFSGGFTHNNLEKALSAITQPMGLTYKISSHNQVLIYGNTD, encoded by the coding sequence ATGATTGAAGATAAGTTATTAAACAAGTGGCTAAATGATGAACTTACAGATGCAGAAAAAGAAGCATTTAGTAAGCGAGATGATTTTGCTCTTAATCAAAAGATAATTGAGGATTCAAAATATTTCAAAGCATCAGAATTTTCTAAGGTTGATGATTTTGAAACCTTTAAAGCAAAATATAAAGTAAGGTCGTCTGTAAAACGTCTAAACTGGCTAAAACCAGCGTTAAGAATTGCAAGTGTTTTGGTTATTGGCTTGGCGATTTATTTTACCATGTTTATGAATGATAGCATGGTTGAACAACATACTCAATTCGCTGAAAAAACTACTATTAAACTTCCTGATTTATCTAGTGTAACTTTAAATGCCTATTCTGAAATTACATATGATAAAGATTCTTGGTATGACAATAGGCAACTAAATCTTAAAGGTGAAGCCTATTTTAAAGTAGCCAAAGGAAAAATGTTTGATGTTATTACAGATAATGGTGTGGTAACTGTTGTTGGAACGGAGTTTAATGTAAAAGCAAGATCAGATTATTTTGAAGTTATTTGTTATGAAGGTATCGTAAAAGTTACGTCAGATACAATTACAAGACAATTGTTGGCAGGTGATACCTTTCGTATATTAAATAATGAGTTTAGTCAAGATAAGACAGAAGCAATCCAACCAGATTGGGTTGAAAATAGAAGCAGTTTTAAAGCTGTTCCACTAAAAGACGTTGTTTCAGAATTAGAGCGTCAGTTTAATGTGCAAGTAACCTTTAAAGACACTAAAACAACACGATTGTTTTCTGGTGGATTTACTCACAATAATTTAGAAAAAGCCCTTTCTGCCATAACTCAGCCTATGGGTTTAACCTATAAAATTAGTTCACACAATCAAGTGCTAATTTATGGCAATACAGATTAA
- a CDS encoding OB-fold putative lipoprotein: MKRNWIALIIVLIITTVIGYNYVYQDHRDIESEQTEFTMSSVEINQLFSKNPTSAEQKFLNKTIEVSGLITDINSNDITIDDTVFCQFSNNLEPSLNKNEKVKIKGRVIGYDDLLEQVKLDQCSINK; the protein is encoded by the coding sequence ATGAAACGTAATTGGATCGCTTTGATAATAGTTCTTATAATAACAACTGTTATAGGTTACAATTATGTTTACCAAGATCATAGAGATATTGAAAGTGAACAAACAGAATTCACAATGTCTTCTGTTGAAATCAACCAATTATTTTCTAAAAACCCTACTTCTGCAGAGCAAAAATTTTTAAATAAAACTATTGAAGTTTCTGGTTTAATAACAGATATCAATAGTAATGACATAACTATAGATGATACGGTATTCTGTCAATTCTCTAATAATCTTGAGCCCTCATTAAATAAGAACGAAAAAGTAAAAATAAAAGGACGAGTTATTGGCTATGATGACTTATTAGAACAAGTGAAACTAGACCAATGCTCAATAAACAAATAA
- a CDS encoding T9SS type A sorting domain-containing protein, producing MEKNYTSRVLITAVLVMVFTINISAQVRISKLDPNTNSVALKNFGASAVDISGYWFCNFPAYGQVSSMTATTMLNPGEEVYIASSINFAVADGEFGLYNTNSFGSSSAMIDYMQWGSAGHQREGIAVSAGVWDAGTFINVAPPFEYTGDGSENGVAFWSTLGIDDFEQGSSLKLYPNPSNSILNIEFNSAVTEGAIEIFDILGKQVFKQSITSDNLTQIDVADWKTGLYIVKISSESGEETKRFVKQ from the coding sequence ATGGAAAAAAATTACACCTCAAGAGTATTAATAACTGCTGTTTTAGTAATGGTTTTTACCATAAATATTTCGGCACAAGTTAGAATTTCGAAACTAGATCCTAACACCAATTCCGTAGCACTTAAAAACTTTGGAGCGTCTGCTGTAGACATCTCTGGATATTGGTTTTGCAATTTTCCAGCTTATGGTCAAGTAAGCTCTATGACAGCTACCACAATGTTAAATCCAGGCGAAGAAGTATATATTGCCAGCTCTATAAACTTTGCTGTTGCAGATGGTGAATTTGGCCTGTATAACACCAATAGTTTTGGTTCTTCTTCTGCCATGATAGATTACATGCAATGGGGAAGTGCTGGTCATCAAAGAGAAGGTATAGCCGTTAGTGCAGGCGTTTGGGACGCAGGTACATTTATAAACGTTGCTCCTCCATTTGAATATACTGGAGATGGTTCTGAAAACGGAGTCGCTTTTTGGAGTACATTAGGAATCGATGATTTTGAACAAGGAAGTAGTTTAAAATTATATCCAAATCCATCAAATTCAATTTTGAATATTGAGTTTAACTCTGCTGTCACTGAAGGAGCTATTGAAATTTTCGACATATTAGGTAAGCAGGTTTTTAAACAATCTATAACATCTGATAATTTAACTCAAATAGATGTGGCTGATTGGAAAACTGGCCTGTATATAGTTAAAATTTCTTCTGAAAGCGGAGAAGAAACTAAACGATTTGTAAAGCAATAA